The Populus alba chromosome 6, ASM523922v2, whole genome shotgun sequence genomic interval AACTTGATTTCCCTTTTCAATTGACTGAAATTGTCATATGTGAACCTTTCTCTGGCATGTGGAGATGCTTTATCGGGGATGGGGTTTGTCTCCAGTGTGCTTTTGGTAGCTCAACTGGTGATTTTGTGAAGTAGAgtgtaacaatttttttatgtattgatgTTTGGGAAGCTTAAACTGTAATTCTGCTTCTATAGTGGTTGCAAAATTGATCTTTAGTCATGCATTTGGTTTGATCTATTAttctatttataatacaaaGTGAATAGCTGGAGTCCTTAAAGCAGGCATGGGGAAGTCATTTGCATGCATTTGACACTGTGCTGGCCCTGGTGTCTAGCTTTAGTCTGTGAAGGAACTTTCACTTTGGTGTGCTGTGCTTATCTGCAAGTGAAAATGGGTCTATGTGTGGGAAAGTGCTGTCTGGATCGATTGAGTTTGTATGTGCCAATGGCATTTTGTCCATGGAGATGTCTGCAAAGAACTTGATTCCCCTTTTCTATTCACTAACTGAAATTGTCGCATGTGAACCTATCATGTTGTAGGTTTGGCACTGGATCGCAGGGGCCAGAGTCAGAGTCAGACTCAGTGAAGAAATCAGAGGAGCTGAAGAGGAAGGCTAGAGCAGAGAGGTCTTATTCCATGTCCCACCCTGGGCTTAAATAGCTTTAGTTTAATTGATCCAGCCTTGTTTTTCAGTTTACTGTTCTTGCAGTTTTGttctaaaactttttatttgtttctccAGGTTTGGGATTCCTGTGCCACCCACAACTACTGCTGAGGAGACGAAGAAGAAAGCTCGTCATGAAAGAGTTGCACCGGCTCCAAAAATAGATGCacttgaagaaaacaaaaggaaggcaAGGGCTCTCAGGTCTGTTTAACTGGAAACTTCTCCGAGTTGTTAAGAATTTACAATGCTTGTGATTCATTAGAATCATGACTAACATGCTACTCTATGCTTCCAGGTTTTCACAAAGTTCATCTGGTTCCCTACCAATGAATGGCAAGGGGGATCTTGAGCCAGTAAGACCTTTCATGGATAACTTTTCCATTTCATTGATTgtcatttatatttatgttagtTCTCCTTACtgaactttcttttgtttcttcctcAATTAGAAGGCAGCTATTGCAGGCAAGGCTGGTGGAGGGTCTTGAAAAGAGATTtcctttgataatttttaggtATGATTTGAGAtttcattttctaattttcaggtattaatttttttgagggAATAATTGTTTAGTATTTATTGAAATATGCTTTACATAGGAAGCTCCCTTATTTGACATATTGACTTGATTTGGCATTTAATCTATTGATCAGTTTTTCAGTGTTGTTTATATAAGTTTCAATCGAGCTACTTCATTCAatcttggtttttgttttgttgttttgtcaGGTTTAGTGTTATAACATGAGAGATTCTCTTAGTGGCTTCtattctcattttaattttccaaCAAAAGAACTCCCAGATGCAGCACTCTTCATTCTTGGATAATTATCTACAGGGCATTTTACAGGATTTTGGCACCTCTCATTTCAGACTACCTATTGATGTCATTTACCCGGGGCGTAGAGGAATCAACAGGGACTTTGAGTGTTCACTTTTCTCAAAATCTTCTAAAAATATCAGAAGTTCTGAATTTTGAATCTaggaaaatttttaatattttaagccTATTTAAAGAAAGTATCAAGTGATCTTTTTTCTGCTGGACTACATTACCGTGATAAGGATGAGTTGCTAGTGTCTTGTATATTCATGAAGCTGCTTATGCATGATCTAGTATTACATGAGTATTGGAGTAGATACTGTGTGTTGCATCATATCATTCATGACATTGAGATTTCAAACATGTTTCTTACTTCACTGTGTGTTGCATCGTATCATTCATGACATCGAGATTTCAAACATGTTTCTTTCTTCACCAAGAATTGGGGATGATTCTTATGACTTAATAAGTGATCCAGAGAATGGGcaattatgaataaaattatggaGTCTTATTTTGGTTGATGCAAGCATTTATCCATGGACCATGGTCATTCATCTGTCTTTTGCTATTTAGAGGTCACTCGTCAGTCTTTTGCTATTTAGTGGTCACTGAAGCCTATAACCTAAGCAAACAAGCTTTTAGGTAAGTCGCTTTTTTGAATTAGAACATTGGGGAAAGACtgcattctttttgttttgtatgCATGTAAAGCACGCATATGTTTTCAATCCTTTAGAGAGTTCAGTGAACTAGAATCAGTTTttatcctttcctttttttaaaaaaaatttgttttgttttcgttTGTGTTTCATGCCATGACTGTGCATTAGAACATGTTTCCATAAACCATGGATGGATTGGCTAAGTTCATCCCAAATTCCTGTGTTCACACAATACTATCAGGTTACTGATGTGTAAGATCTGGATATAGATGCATGTGCTACTTAATGCAACGGAGTTTCATGAGGTGTAAGGCTACCAAAGGAAATGTTGTCTAGTTAGTTATTCAGAATTTCTGATATTCTTTCTGGTATTTTGAGATCAGTGAACACACTTTGAAggtgttattgatttttttttttttggcctcaTACTGAATTGCTCTGCA includes:
- the LOC118048528 gene encoding uncharacterized protein, yielding MATETENPSTAAVAAITVEDNPSKTLDTAVPASTKPDRVEDSTNTASSTVDSATEGPMQGADNSKSAALATDTDKKIRRAERFGITVQLSEKEKRNSRAERFGTGSQGPESESDSVKKSEELKRKARAERFGIPVPPTTTAEETKKKARHERVAPAPKIDALEENKRKARALRFSQSSSGSLPMNGKGDLEPKAAIAGKAGGGS